A genomic region of Miscanthus floridulus cultivar M001 chromosome 3, ASM1932011v1, whole genome shotgun sequence contains the following coding sequences:
- the LOC136544033 gene encoding uncharacterized protein, whose amino-acid sequence MPDKKGDPGRPVIPIAIGPHIFQEAVRDFGGSVNIMPKLIYEKILGDPLLYTNMCLQLADQSLCYPKRVLEDAIVRVGQSYVPIDFVVLEIGGDEGAPIILGRPFLSTAKAIIYADSAKIYFTIKDKKEKFSFKDRIFNLLVIHKRHACPKRQQ is encoded by the coding sequence ATGCCTGACAAGAAAGGTGATCcagggagacctgtcatccctatcgccattggacctcacatcttCCAGGAAGCTGTTCGTGACTTCGGAggaagtgtcaacatcatgcctaagttAATCTATGAGAAAATTTTAGGAgatcctttgttgtacacaaacatgtgtttgcagcttgcagatcagtcactctgctaccccaagagagttcttgaagatgccattgttcgagtgggacaatcatatgttcccatagactttgtggttttggaaataggtggagatgaagGGGCACCCATCATCCTGGGCCGACCTTTCTtgagcaccgcaaaagccatAATCTACgcggatagtgccaagatctattTCACGATCAAGGATAAAAAAGAGAAGTTCTCTTTCAAGGACCGCATCTTcaatctcctagtcatccacaaaaggcatgcctgcccaaagagacaacagtga